Proteins from a genomic interval of Streptococcus sp. D7B5:
- the mgtA gene encoding magnesium-translocating P-type ATPase has protein sequence MKTTKERLATAIHTPLNETLSFYKTSLTGLTEEQVEKNRDLYGENTITKGQEDSILKKIYESIINPFTIILLVIAMISMVTNVWLAKPGQEDPTTSIIIVVLVLISGGIRFVQELRSDKAATNLSKMIVNTATVIREGQSLEVAIEDLVVGDIVKLSAGDMIPADLILIESRDFFVQQSGLTGESDSVEKLALSKMSQSNFDSLLEAEALAFMGTNVISGSAKALILAVGDDTMMGEIEQTLNTYDEPTSFEREMNSISWLLIRLMLVMVPIVFLSNGLTDGDWLEAGVFALSVGVGLTPEMLPMIITASLAKGSIIMAKEKVVIKKLNAIQDLGAIDILCTDKTGTLTQDEIVLEYPLDIHGDLDLSVLRRAYLNSYFQTGLKNLMDRAIISRTEKEAKEHAILQNLDTSFQKIDELPFDFERRRMSVIVKDENEVVSLVTKGALEEMLAISTHVEYQGEISPLTDDIRVEILKEVDQLNQQGLRVLGVAYKTGLKEGFAYSVEDEKEMILTGYLAFLDPPKPSAAPAIQALLEHGVQTKILTGDNEKVTQAVCEKVGLDVDQILLGSDIDAMTDEELAQAVEKVTVFAKLSPDQKARIILQIKSNGHCVGYMGDGINDAPSMKVADVGISVDTAVDIAKETADVILLDKDLMVLEKGLVEGRKVYANMTKYIKMTVSSNFGNIFSLLVSGIFLPFLPMAPIHLIVLNLVYDLSCIALPFDNVDEDFLKHPHKWEAKSITRFMIWMGPISSAFDILTFILLYFVIVPMATGQAYAHGAESATGFIILFQTGWFIESMWSQTMVIHMLRSAKLPFLQSRPSWFVLGTTLLAASFVTFLPYSSIASLLHLTPLEPIYFLFLLLIIVLYMISVTVVKRLYIKKFKSWL, from the coding sequence ATGAAAACTACAAAAGAAAGATTAGCAACAGCTATTCACACACCCTTAAACGAAACTCTATCTTTTTATAAGACAAGTCTAACAGGCTTGACTGAGGAGCAGGTGGAGAAAAATCGTGACCTATATGGCGAAAACACCATCACCAAGGGTCAAGAAGACAGTATCCTCAAAAAGATTTACGAATCTATTATCAATCCATTTACAATCATCCTGCTGGTCATCGCTATGATCTCCATGGTGACCAATGTCTGGTTGGCGAAGCCTGGACAAGAAGATCCGACGACCTCTATCATCATCGTCGTTCTCGTATTGATTTCTGGTGGCATACGCTTTGTCCAAGAACTGCGGAGTGACAAGGCTGCGACCAATCTATCAAAAATGATTGTGAACACTGCCACAGTTATTCGCGAAGGCCAGAGTTTAGAGGTCGCAATTGAAGATTTGGTCGTTGGAGATATAGTCAAGTTAAGTGCTGGGGATATGATACCAGCAGACCTCATTTTAATTGAATCACGCGATTTCTTTGTTCAACAGTCTGGTTTGACAGGTGAAAGTGACTCGGTTGAAAAACTAGCCTTGTCAAAAATGAGTCAGTCAAACTTCGATAGTCTGCTAGAAGCAGAAGCGCTCGCTTTTATGGGAACCAACGTGATATCAGGAAGTGCCAAGGCTTTGATTCTAGCGGTTGGTGATGATACCATGATGGGAGAAATCGAGCAGACTCTCAATACCTATGACGAACCGACCTCTTTTGAACGGGAGATGAACAGCATCTCTTGGCTCTTGATCCGTTTGATGTTGGTCATGGTTCCCATCGTCTTTCTCTCCAATGGCTTGACAGATGGCGACTGGCTGGAAGCTGGCGTATTTGCACTGAGTGTTGGTGTTGGTTTGACACCTGAGATGCTTCCTATGATCATCACGGCTAGTTTAGCAAAAGGCTCCATTATCATGGCCAAGGAAAAAGTCGTCATCAAAAAACTCAATGCCATACAGGACCTAGGTGCTATTGATATCTTATGCACGGATAAAACCGGAACCCTTACCCAAGACGAAATTGTCCTTGAATATCCTTTGGATATACACGGAGATTTGGATTTGTCTGTGTTGAGACGGGCCTACCTCAATTCCTATTTTCAAACCGGTTTGAAAAACTTAATGGACCGTGCTATTATCAGTAGAACTGAAAAAGAAGCTAAAGAACACGCTATTCTACAAAATTTAGATACTAGCTTCCAAAAAATAGATGAATTACCTTTTGATTTTGAACGCAGACGGATGAGTGTCATCGTCAAGGATGAGAACGAAGTTGTTAGTTTGGTAACCAAGGGTGCCCTAGAGGAAATGCTTGCGATCTCAACCCATGTGGAATATCAAGGTGAGATTAGCCCTCTGACGGATGATATCCGAGTGGAAATCTTAAAAGAAGTAGATCAACTTAATCAACAGGGATTGCGAGTCTTGGGAGTCGCTTATAAAACAGGCCTAAAAGAAGGTTTTGCTTACTCAGTTGAAGATGAAAAAGAGATGATTCTAACAGGATATCTTGCCTTTCTAGATCCACCAAAACCATCAGCAGCACCTGCTATCCAAGCTTTGTTAGAACACGGTGTTCAAACAAAGATCTTGACGGGAGACAATGAGAAGGTAACCCAAGCAGTTTGCGAAAAAGTTGGTTTAGACGTTGATCAAATCTTGTTGGGTTCTGATATTGATGCCATGACGGACGAAGAGTTGGCTCAAGCAGTTGAGAAAGTGACGGTCTTTGCCAAACTCTCTCCGGATCAAAAAGCACGAATCATTTTACAAATCAAATCGAATGGACATTGTGTCGGCTATATGGGAGATGGGATCAATGATGCCCCTTCTATGAAAGTGGCCGATGTGGGGATTTCGGTTGATACAGCAGTAGATATTGCCAAAGAAACGGCTGATGTCATTTTGCTAGATAAGGATTTGATGGTGCTTGAAAAAGGGCTGGTTGAAGGACGCAAAGTCTATGCCAACATGACCAAATATATCAAGATGACGGTCAGCTCTAATTTCGGGAACATTTTCTCTCTGCTAGTGTCTGGTATCTTTTTACCTTTCCTTCCTATGGCTCCGATTCACTTGATTGTGTTAAACCTCGTCTACGACCTTTCTTGCATTGCCTTGCCATTTGATAATGTAGATGAAGACTTTTTGAAGCATCCCCATAAGTGGGAAGCTAAGTCTATTACTCGTTTTATGATTTGGATGGGTCCGATTTCTTCTGCCTTTGATATTTTGACCTTTATCTTGCTCTATTTTGTCATTGTTCCAATGGCGACAGGTCAAGCTTATGCTCACGGAGCAGAGTCTGCAACGGGCTTTATCATTTTGTTCCAGACAGGTTGGTTCATTGAATCCATGTGGTCCCAAACCATGGTTATCCATATGCTTCGTTCAGCAAAACTTCCTTTCTTACAAAGTCGTCCATCATGGTTTGTTCTTGGAACAACCTTGCTAGCAGCTAGTTTTGTGACCTTCCTTCCCTACTCTTCAATTGCTAGCCTGCTTCATTTAACCCCTTTGGAACCAATTTATTTCCTCTTTTTGCTTTTGATTATCGTTCTCTATATGATAAGTGTTACAGTTGTAAAACGATTGTATATCAAAAAATTTAAAAGTTGGTTATAA
- the spx gene encoding transcriptional regulator Spx, translated as MIKIYTVSSCTSCKKAKTWLNAHQLSYKEQNLGKEGITREELLDILTKTDNGIASIVSSKNRYAKALGVDIEDLSVNEVLNLIMETPRILKSPILVDEKRLQVGYKEDDIRAFLPRSVRNVENAEARLRAAL; from the coding sequence ATGATCAAAATTTATACAGTCTCAAGTTGTACTAGCTGTAAAAAAGCGAAAACCTGGCTCAATGCCCACCAGTTAAGTTATAAAGAACAAAATCTCGGTAAAGAAGGAATTACAAGAGAAGAGTTATTAGATATTCTCACGAAAACAGATAATGGAATTGCCAGTATCGTTTCGTCAAAAAACCGCTACGCTAAGGCACTTGGAGTTGACATCGAGGATTTGAGTGTCAATGAAGTGCTCAACTTAATCATGGAAACACCACGGATCTTAAAGAGTCCGATTCTCGTTGATGAGAAGCGCCTACAAGTCGGCTATAAAGAAGATGATATCCGTGCCTTCTTGCCACGCTCTGTCCGTAATGTAGAAAATGCAGAAGCACGTCTACGTGCAGCTCTATAA
- a CDS encoding SP0191 family lipoprotein, with amino-acid sequence MKKLLIASFALLFLLAGCGQKKETPAASTTASEPLQSNLPVLDNAEKNTVVTKTLLMPKSENGTQQIQTITYKGNQFLTLTIQQKRPVGDELKTFISENGLEETQKALLEAEEKDETIQEARKLAGFKLETKLLSEIEIQTTTTYDFQVLDVKKASQLEYLKNIGLENLLKNEPSQYIADRVANGATEQ; translated from the coding sequence ATGAAAAAGTTACTAATTGCTAGTTTTGCTCTCCTCTTTTTGCTTGCGGGATGTGGGCAAAAAAAGGAAACCCCTGCTGCTTCTACAACAGCATCTGAACCTCTCCAATCCAACCTTCCCGTTTTGGACAATGCCGAAAAGAATACGGTTGTCACCAAGACCTTGCTGATGCCGAAGTCAGAAAATGGAACGCAGCAGATTCAGACCATTACTTATAAAGGCAATCAGTTTTTGACCTTGACCATCCAGCAAAAACGACCTGTCGGGGATGAACTCAAGACCTTTATCTCTGAAAATGGCCTAGAGGAGACGCAAAAAGCGCTTCTAGAAGCGGAAGAAAAGGATGAGACCATCCAAGAGGCACGCAAACTAGCAGGATTCAAACTGGAAACCAAGCTACTCAGCGAGATAGAAATCCAGACGACAACGACTTATGATTTTCAAGTATTGGATGTCAAAAAGGCATCTCAGCTGGAATATTTAAAAAATATCGGCCTTGAAAATCTCTTAAAAAACGAACCTAGCCAATATATTGCAGATAGAGTGGCAAATGGGGCGACAGAACAATAG
- a CDS encoding IreB family regulatory phosphoprotein: MGFTEETVRFKLDDSNKKEISETLTDVYASLNDKGYNPINQIVGYVLSGDPAYVPRYNNARNQIRKYERDEIVEELVRYYLKGQGVDL; the protein is encoded by the coding sequence ATGGGATTTACTGAAGAAACTGTACGGTTTAAATTGGATGATTCCAATAAGAAAGAAATTAGCGAAACATTGACAGATGTTTATGCTTCTTTGAATGACAAGGGCTACAATCCGATTAACCAGATCGTCGGTTATGTATTGAGTGGAGACCCTGCCTACGTTCCTCGTTATAACAATGCACGAAATCAAATCCGTAAGTATGAGCGTGATGAAATTGTTGAAGAATTGGTACGCTACTACCTAAAAGGACAAGGAGTCGATCTATAA
- the ruvX gene encoding Holliday junction resolvase RuvX: protein MRIMGLDVGSKTVGVAISDPLGFTAQGLEIIQINEDQGQFGFDRIKELVDSYKVERFVVGLPKNMNNTSGPRVEASQAYGAKLEELFGLPVDYQDERLTTVAAERMLIEQADISRNKRKKVIDKLAAQLILQNYLDRKF, encoded by the coding sequence ATGAGAATTATGGGATTGGACGTCGGTTCAAAAACAGTAGGGGTGGCTATTAGCGATCCGCTCGGTTTCACCGCTCAGGGACTTGAAATCATCCAGATTAATGAGGACCAGGGCCAGTTTGGTTTTGACCGCATCAAGGAATTGGTTGACAGCTATAAGGTAGAACGCTTTGTAGTAGGTTTGCCAAAGAACATGAACAATACCAGTGGTCCGCGAGTAGAAGCCAGTCAAGCCTATGGTGCCAAGCTAGAAGAACTCTTTGGTTTGCCAGTAGACTATCAGGATGAGCGTTTGACAACGGTCGCTGCGGAGCGTATGTTGATTGAACAAGCAGATATCAGCCGTAACAAACGCAAGAAAGTTATTGATAAGTTGGCTGCTCAGCTGATTTTGCAAAATTATTTAGATAGAAAATTTTAA
- a CDS encoding DUF1292 domain-containing protein: MSHDHNHDHEERELITLVDEQGNETLFEILLTIDGKEEFGKNYVLLVPVNAEEDENGEVEIQAYSFIENEDGTEGELQPIPEDSEDEWNMIEEVFNSFMEE; this comes from the coding sequence ATGTCACACGATCACAACCATGACCACGAAGAACGTGAATTGATTACACTAGTAGATGAGCAAGGAAATGAAACCTTGTTTGAAATTCTTTTGACCATCGACGGGAAAGAAGAATTTGGTAAAAACTATGTTCTGCTAGTGCCAGTTAATGCAGAAGAAGATGAAAATGGTGAAGTTGAAATTCAAGCTTACTCATTCATCGAAAATGAAGACGGAACAGAAGGCGAATTGCAACCAATTCCAGAAGACTCAGAAGACGAATGGAACATGATTGAAGAAGTCTTCAACAGCTTTATGGAGGAGTGA
- a CDS encoding folylpolyglutamate synthase/dihydrofolate synthase family protein, whose product MFEVEKWLHSRIGLNFRSGLGRMQRAVDLLGNPEKTYPIIHVTGTNGKGSTIAFMRELFVAHGKKVGTFTSPHIVSIHDRICINGQPIADADFIRLAEQVNEMEKTLLQTYDQLSFFELLTLIALLYFKEKGVDLVLLEVGIGGLLDTTNVVTGEIAVIASIGLDHQETLGDSLEEIAEQKAGIFKAGKKAVIAKLTPEAELVCQSKARELAVELYQAGRDFTLNAGDFSSKLANFSQLEIGLEGAYQQENAALALETFLLFMASRGERVEEEFVRRALKETHWAGRLERIRPQIYLDGAHNLPALTRLVEFIQGKIQQGYQVRILFGALKRKDYQGMLGYLSKQLPEVELKVTGFDYQGSLDEKDVAGYDLISSYGGFIREFEEKAKDQDLLFVTGSLYFISEVRASLVGSDEIS is encoded by the coding sequence ATGTTTGAAGTAGAAAAATGGCTGCATAGTCGGATTGGTTTAAACTTTAGATCTGGACTTGGACGAATGCAGCGAGCTGTGGATTTGCTGGGGAATCCTGAGAAGACTTATCCTATTATCCACGTAACAGGTACTAACGGTAAAGGGTCAACTATTGCCTTCATGAGGGAGTTGTTTGTTGCTCATGGTAAAAAAGTTGGTACTTTCACCTCTCCTCATATCGTCAGTATCCATGATCGAATCTGTATTAATGGGCAACCGATTGCTGATGCAGATTTTATCCGTTTGGCGGAGCAGGTCAATGAGATGGAAAAGACGCTTTTGCAAACCTATGACCAGTTGTCCTTTTTTGAATTACTGACTCTGATTGCTTTGCTTTACTTTAAAGAGAAGGGAGTGGATCTGGTTCTGCTAGAAGTGGGGATTGGTGGTTTGCTTGATACCACTAATGTCGTAACAGGAGAGATTGCAGTTATTGCTTCGATTGGGCTAGATCATCAGGAGACCTTGGGCGATAGTCTGGAGGAAATAGCCGAGCAGAAAGCTGGTATTTTCAAGGCTGGCAAGAAGGCAGTCATTGCCAAGCTTACTCCAGAAGCGGAGCTTGTCTGTCAAAGTAAAGCGAGAGAGTTAGCTGTCGAACTTTATCAAGCTGGGCGAGACTTCACCTTGAATGCTGGGGATTTTTCAAGTAAGCTAGCAAACTTTTCACAGCTTGAAATCGGTTTAGAAGGTGCTTATCAGCAAGAAAATGCCGCCTTGGCTTTAGAAACTTTTCTTCTGTTTATGGCGTCAAGAGGTGAAAGGGTCGAAGAAGAGTTTGTCAGACGGGCTTTGAAGGAGACACATTGGGCAGGTCGATTGGAACGGATTCGTCCACAAATCTACCTAGATGGGGCTCACAATCTGCCAGCCTTGACTCGTCTAGTCGAGTTTATCCAAGGGAAAATCCAGCAAGGTTACCAGGTTCGCATCCTTTTTGGAGCACTTAAACGCAAGGATTATCAGGGGATGTTAGGCTATCTATCTAAGCAGTTGCCTGAGGTGGAACTTAAGGTAACAGGCTTTGACTACCAAGGCTCTCTGGATGAAAAGGATGTGGCGGGTTACGATTTGATTTCTTCCTATGGCGGTTTTATCAGAGAATTTGAAGAAAAGGCCAAAGATCAGGACTTGCTTTTCGTGACGGGCTCGCTCTACTTTATCTCGGAAGTCCGAGCGAGTTTGGTTGGAAGCGACGAGATTAGTTGA
- a CDS encoding SP_0198 family lipoprotein: MKTKTFTLSIASLAILSLLAACGPKAQAPTQQSAQQSSSQQESSSSAATSASQPQASSSQDTTVAQPTNIDGTYTGKDENDQITLVVTGKTGTWTEVEPDGDKEIKQVSFEPENQRVIIGDDVKIYTVNGNQLIIDDMDRETSDRVVLTKQ; this comes from the coding sequence ATGAAAACGAAAACATTCACACTTTCTATTGCTTCCCTAGCAATTCTTAGTCTTTTAGCAGCTTGTGGACCTAAGGCACAAGCCCCTACCCAGCAATCTGCTCAGCAATCATCTTCTCAACAAGAATCATCTTCTAGCGCTGCGACAAGTGCTAGTCAACCACAGGCGTCCTCAAGTCAGGACACTACTGTAGCTCAACCTACGAATATCGATGGTACCTATACTGGAAAAGATGAGAATGACCAAATCACTCTTGTTGTAACAGGTAAAACTGGTACATGGACTGAGGTCGAGCCAGATGGAGATAAGGAAATCAAGCAAGTCAGCTTTGAACCAGAAAATCAACGTGTCATTATCGGTGATGATGTCAAAATTTACACGGTTAATGGTAATCAATTGATTATCGACGATATGGACCGAGAGACATCTGACCGAGTGGTATTAACTAAGCAATAA
- a CDS encoding iron-containing alcohol dehydrogenase, producing the protein MATFYVPAVNLIGKGVVNEVGPYIKELGYKKALLVTDKFIEGSDILPKVLKPLDAEGIDYVIFSDVEPNPTCKNVTDGVAALKEHGCDFIISLGGGSPQDAASCISIIAANGGKPQDYEGLHKSTKKGLPVVAINTTAGTSAEITINYVITDEERKVKMVMVDKNSLALISVNDPELMLSKPKGLTAATGMDALTHAVEALVTPGAYNVTKKLSIGAIELIKEYLPRAVANGQDIEAREAMVNAIFLGGMSFNNAGLGYVHSMAHQLGAVYNLPHGVCCAMLLPVVERENAKRVPEAFRNVAKALGLHVEGKTDQECADYAIAEIEKLSETVGIPKKLTELGIQEKDFDFDYLSKNALIDACAPGNPFMPTLEETIALYKELF; encoded by the coding sequence ATGGCTACATTTTACGTTCCGGCAGTTAACCTTATTGGTAAAGGTGTTGTAAATGAAGTAGGTCCGTATATCAAGGAACTGGGGTATAAGAAGGCCCTTTTGGTGACAGATAAGTTCATCGAAGGTAGTGATATTTTACCCAAAGTCCTAAAACCGTTAGATGCTGAAGGGATCGACTATGTAATCTTTAGCGATGTGGAGCCAAATCCGACTTGCAAGAACGTTACAGATGGGGTTGCTGCTCTGAAAGAGCATGGATGTGACTTCATCATCAGTCTTGGAGGAGGGTCTCCTCAGGATGCGGCTAGTTGTATCTCTATCATTGCTGCAAATGGTGGAAAACCACAGGACTACGAAGGTCTCCACAAGTCTACTAAAAAAGGGTTGCCAGTGGTTGCGATCAATACAACAGCTGGAACTTCTGCAGAAATCACCATTAACTATGTTATTACTGACGAAGAGCGCAAGGTCAAGATGGTAATGGTTGATAAGAACAGCCTTGCCCTTATCTCTGTCAATGATCCAGAACTCATGCTTTCAAAGCCGAAAGGATTGACAGCAGCGACAGGTATGGATGCTCTTACTCACGCTGTCGAAGCCTTGGTAACACCAGGTGCTTATAATGTGACCAAGAAACTTTCTATCGGAGCGATTGAACTCATCAAGGAGTATCTTCCTCGTGCTGTGGCAAATGGCCAAGATATTGAAGCGCGTGAGGCGATGGTCAATGCCATCTTCCTCGGTGGTATGAGCTTTAACAATGCTGGTTTGGGCTATGTTCATTCTATGGCTCACCAACTCGGTGCAGTTTATAACTTGCCACATGGTGTCTGCTGTGCCATGCTTCTTCCAGTTGTAGAGCGTGAAAATGCTAAACGTGTACCAGAAGCTTTCCGCAATGTAGCCAAGGCCTTGGGACTCCATGTTGAAGGGAAAACAGACCAGGAATGCGCTGACTATGCTATCGCTGAAATTGAAAAACTGTCTGAAACAGTAGGTATTCCGAAGAAACTCACCGAACTCGGTATCCAAGAAAAAGACTTTGACTTTGACTACCTTTCTAAGAATGCTTTGATTGATGCATGTGCGCCAGGCAATCCATTTATGCCAACTTTAGAAGAAACCATTGCTCTCTACAAAGAACTCTTCTAA
- the cls gene encoding cardiolipin synthase: MTARKMQLLMSKYGFSITIMLAELFIIFGLFLYLGQMAPIVWIILVILVSLATIVSIVNRSMNPESKVTWLLVAFVPVFGPLLYIMFGERRLSKKEIKQLKQLQSMVDREDNSRALRLELKEQDKSAYGVIKSLLSMDTNADVYDRTDTQFFASGESMWHQMLEDLKKAEKFIFLEYYIIEEGLMWNSILEILEEKVAQGVEVKLLYDDIGCMATLPGDYTIQLRGRGIEAHKFNKVIPRLTVAYNNRDHRKIMIIDGQIAYTGGVNLADEYINHIERFGYWKDSGIRLDGPAVKAFTRLFLSAWYINRGEISDFDQYHLENQPKDGMGLCIPYSSGPKPIYRAQVGKTVYQNLINQATDYVYITTPYLIADYDLTESIKNAALRGVDVRIVTPCIPDKKVIQLVTRGAYPDLLSAGVRIYEYSPGFLHSKQILVDGEAATVGTINFDYRSLLHHYENAVLLYRTQSIIDIERDFEEIFKVSQEIYPHTIKTSWYQSLIKEIVQLFAPML, translated from the coding sequence ATGACAGCTAGAAAAATGCAGCTACTCATGTCCAAATATGGTTTCAGTATTACCATCATGTTGGCAGAGTTGTTTATCATCTTTGGTTTATTTCTCTATCTAGGGCAGATGGCTCCAATTGTCTGGATTATCCTAGTCATTTTAGTGAGTTTAGCGACCATTGTATCGATTGTTAATCGGTCCATGAATCCTGAGAGTAAGGTAACATGGCTGTTAGTAGCCTTTGTGCCAGTGTTTGGCCCCTTACTCTATATCATGTTTGGAGAGCGCCGTTTATCTAAAAAAGAAATAAAGCAGCTAAAGCAGCTCCAATCAATGGTTGATCGAGAGGACAATAGCAGAGCTCTCCGTTTGGAGTTAAAGGAACAAGACAAGTCGGCTTACGGCGTTATCAAATCACTCCTCAGCATGGACACGAATGCCGATGTCTATGATCGAACGGATACACAATTTTTTGCATCTGGTGAAAGCATGTGGCATCAGATGCTAGAGGATCTCAAGAAAGCTGAGAAGTTTATCTTTCTCGAATACTATATCATCGAAGAAGGTTTGATGTGGAATAGTATTTTGGAGATTTTGGAAGAAAAGGTAGCTCAAGGTGTAGAAGTGAAGCTTCTCTATGATGATATTGGTTGTATGGCAACCTTGCCTGGAGATTACACCATCCAGCTTCGTGGTCGAGGGATTGAAGCCCACAAATTTAACAAGGTGATTCCACGTTTGACCGTTGCTTATAACAACCGTGATCACCGTAAAATCATGATTATAGATGGTCAAATTGCCTATACAGGTGGTGTCAATCTGGCCGATGAGTATATCAACCATATCGAACGCTTTGGTTATTGGAAGGATAGCGGTATTCGTCTGGATGGACCGGCAGTTAAGGCTTTTACCAGACTCTTTTTATCTGCATGGTATATCAACCGTGGGGAGATTAGTGACTTTGACCAATACCATCTCGAAAATCAACCAAAAGATGGGATGGGGCTCTGTATTCCCTATAGTAGTGGACCAAAACCCATCTACCGAGCCCAGGTTGGAAAAACGGTCTATCAAAATCTTATCAATCAAGCTACAGATTACGTCTACATCACGACTCCCTATCTGATTGCGGACTATGATCTCACCGAAAGTATCAAAAATGCAGCTCTGAGAGGGGTAGATGTGCGAATTGTGACGCCGTGTATCCCAGATAAGAAGGTTATTCAGTTAGTTACTCGGGGAGCCTATCCAGATTTGCTATCTGCTGGGGTTCGTATTTATGAGTACAGTCCGGGATTCCTTCATAGCAAGCAAATACTTGTCGATGGAGAGGCAGCCACCGTGGGGACCATCAATTTTGACTATCGTAGCTTGCTTCACCACTATGAAAATGCCGTCTTACTTTATAGAACGCAGTCTATCATCGATATTGAAAGGGACTTCGAAGAGATTTTTAAAGTTTCTCAAGAAATTTATCCCCACACCATCAAAACAAGCTGGTATCAAAGCCTGATCAAGGAAATTGTCCAGTTGTTTGCACCTATGCTTTGA